A stretch of the Massilia sp. W12 genome encodes the following:
- the plsY gene encoding glycerol-3-phosphate 1-O-acyltransferase PlsY, whose protein sequence is MTTLLFVLAAYLIGSISFAVVVSRGFGLADPRTYGSKNPGATNVLRSGNKKAAILTLLGDSLKGWFAVFAAKQWGPQLQLDESGVALVALAVFLGHLWPLFSRFVGGKGVATALGVLLALNLWLGLATLITWLAVAYAFRYSSLAAIVAAIFAVFYQGLLFGLAPELFAVGAMSLLLVYRHGANISNLLAGKESKIGSKSKPQAGSDDKPKHKAS, encoded by the coding sequence ATCACCACCTTGCTTTTTGTGCTTGCCGCCTATCTGATCGGCTCTATTTCCTTCGCTGTCGTCGTCAGCCGTGGTTTTGGCCTGGCCGATCCGCGCACCTATGGTTCAAAAAATCCGGGCGCGACCAATGTTTTGCGCAGCGGAAATAAAAAAGCCGCGATTCTCACCTTGTTGGGCGACAGTTTGAAAGGCTGGTTTGCCGTCTTCGCCGCCAAACAATGGGGCCCGCAATTGCAGCTCGATGAGAGCGGCGTGGCGCTGGTGGCGCTGGCCGTGTTTCTGGGGCATTTGTGGCCGCTGTTCTCGCGCTTTGTCGGCGGCAAGGGCGTGGCCACCGCGCTCGGCGTGTTGCTGGCGCTCAATCTCTGGCTGGGTCTGGCCACCCTGATCACCTGGCTGGCGGTGGCCTACGCCTTCCGCTATTCCTCGCTGGCGGCGATTGTGGCGGCGATTTTCGCGGTGTTTTATCAGGGTTTGCTGTTTGGTCTGGCGCCAGAGCTGTTTGCGGTCGGCGCCATGAGCTTGCTGCTGGTGTATCGCCACGGCGCGAATATCAGCAATTTGCTGGCCGGTAAAGAAAGCAAGATCGGCAGCAAGAGCAAGCCGCAAGCCGGGTCTGACGATAAGCCTAAGCACAAAGCCTCGTAA
- a CDS encoding ABC transporter substrate-binding protein: MAKPLLRLWRRVLATLSLTVLCAAASAENGVSSNTIVLGQSVALTGPLAELGQDTANAARAYFDYVNARGGVHGRKIELISLDDAYDTNKGVANVKSLITEKKVFALFNVMGTGANTAIMPLLNEYEIPSIAPFSGATALRKPINRLVFNLRAGYAEELEKIVDHITMRGLERVAVVYQNNGFGKDGLAGVEAALEKRKLKPTAKATVENDASDAAKAAKELAQSKPQAVVMITAGKPSVEFIKAYNLLETGIPYFTLSVMGTQTSVNALGKHGVGVVVSQVVPFPFSVVSEIVQEYKQVMEEAKISTRSFMSMEGFLNAKLMVEALRRTGRDPSRAKLITALEGMNRVEFGGFLINLSKNRRQASEYVELTVISKDGKFLR, encoded by the coding sequence ATGGCAAAGCCCTTGTTGCGCCTTTGGCGGCGCGTTCTCGCCACGCTTTCACTCACAGTTTTGTGCGCCGCAGCATCCGCTGAAAACGGCGTCAGTTCCAACACGATTGTGCTCGGGCAATCGGTAGCGCTGACCGGCCCCTTGGCCGAGTTGGGCCAGGATACGGCGAATGCGGCGCGCGCCTATTTCGATTATGTGAATGCGCGCGGCGGCGTGCATGGCCGCAAAATCGAGTTGATCAGCCTGGATGATGCTTACGACACCAATAAAGGGGTGGCGAATGTCAAAAGTCTGATCACAGAAAAGAAGGTGTTCGCCTTGTTCAATGTGATGGGCACCGGGGCCAATACGGCCATCATGCCGCTCTTGAATGAATACGAGATTCCCAGTATTGCGCCATTCTCCGGGGCCACGGCGTTGCGCAAACCCATCAACCGTCTGGTGTTCAATCTGCGCGCCGGCTATGCCGAGGAATTGGAAAAAATTGTTGATCACATCACCATGCGCGGTCTGGAACGGGTGGCGGTGGTGTATCAAAACAATGGCTTTGGCAAAGATGGTCTGGCGGGCGTCGAAGCTGCGCTGGAAAAACGCAAATTGAAGCCGACCGCCAAGGCCACGGTGGAAAACGACGCCAGCGACGCCGCCAAAGCCGCCAAGGAATTGGCGCAGAGCAAACCGCAAGCGGTGGTCATGATCACCGCCGGCAAACCTTCGGTGGAATTCATCAAAGCCTATAACCTGCTGGAAACCGGGATTCCGTATTTCACCCTGTCGGTAATGGGCACCCAGACTTCTGTGAATGCGCTCGGCAAACACGGCGTCGGGGTGGTGGTGTCGCAGGTGGTGCCGTTCCCGTTTTCGGTGGTCAGCGAAATCGTGCAGGAATACAAGCAGGTGATGGAAGAAGCCAAAATCAGCACCCGCTCCTTCATGAGCATGGAAGGTTTTTTGAACGCCAAGCTGATGGTGGAAGCGCTGCGCCGCACCGGCCGCGATCCCAGCCGCGCCAAGCTGATTACCGCGCTGGAAGGCATGAACCGGGTGGAATTCGGCGGTTTTCTGATCAATCTGTCAAAAAACCGCCGTCAGGCATCGGAATATGTTGAGCTGACAGTGATTTCCAAAGACGGTAAATTCCTGCGTTAA
- a CDS encoding aminoacyl-tRNA deacylase yields MAKHVSETPATQMLKRAGVMFTEHPYEYEEHGGTAVSSRELGVAEHSVVKTLIMQDEAARPLVVLMHGDCKVSTKNLARQAGKKSIAPCTPEVANRHSGYLVGGTSPFGLRKAMPVYCERSIFALDKIYINGGRRGYLLGLAPQVLRDVLQVIEVDCALQE; encoded by the coding sequence ATGGCCAAACACGTCTCCGAAACGCCCGCCACCCAAATGTTGAAACGCGCCGGCGTGATGTTCACTGAGCATCCCTATGAATATGAAGAGCATGGCGGCACGGCGGTCTCTTCGCGTGAGCTGGGCGTAGCCGAGCACAGCGTGGTGAAAACCCTCATCATGCAAGACGAAGCGGCGCGCCCCTTGGTGGTCTTGATGCATGGCGATTGCAAAGTTTCGACCAAAAACCTGGCGCGCCAGGCCGGCAAGAAAAGCATTGCCCCCTGCACCCCGGAAGTGGCCAACCGCCACAGCGGTTATCTGGTCGGCGGCACCTCGCCCTTCGGCTTGAGAAAGGCGATGCCGGTGTATTGCGAGCGCAGCATTTTTGCGCTGGACAAAATCTACATCAATGGCGGACGGCGCGGCTATCTGCTCGGCCTCGCCCCGCAGGTCTTGCGCGACGTGCTGCAAGTGATTGAAGTCGATTGCGCCTTGCAGGAATAA
- a CDS encoding Ig-like domain-containing protein, translating to MKKMIRPTLLALSLCSALLPAQNLYAHALDHAEFSASLQAPFRALNPAGNQARQFTLHFEYPHADTAQAAVWRVQLLDKKQNVIQTWYGADALPVNKKLRKNIQWQGRNAKNALPDGIYTVQMEAVAIDMQRSIPQTDAAQLFAALQKKSGLDWIQQSWPMQVGMVTPQRMPLFQPLAGKRGAQRLAPATAGLPYSVYYGNLHSQTNHSDGGGENASCSHAVAPQRGAYGPTDAYAFAHKHGLDFLLTSEHNHLFDGSANSANANADAAVARARYQSGLKSAADYNAKNKDFLGLYGMEWGVISNGGHLNIMGAQELLGWEYNNSQQLIGDTFIARNDYAALYTLMKQKNWIGQFNHPEKSGQFLVNGKALGYHADGDQVMVLCEVMNSSAFSNVTDESDGDLSSFESACNKLLENGYHIAFSSNQDNHCANWGASAPNRTGVLLPAGSTLNQENFLAALKARRVFATMDKNAQIVLQANGRMMGERFTNRGPLNFTVSHANSNGKQVASVQIIEGVPGVAGSTALLGEGAQQSITPKAGAHFYYAKLTQDDGKIMWSAPIWVTQEGDGGGDTQAPNVSAAVSGSSGTLQFSAKASDNVGVSKLEFYVDGALQGTLTQEPFTLAFDSTKLSNGAHSLQARACDAAANCAMSAAVSFTVSNVQKDSTPPQVSAKVSGSSGMLQLSANASDNVGVVKVEFAVDGVSRGSLSSAPWQLALDSTTLANGAHKLQATAFDAAGNKASAAADFTVNNSGQTQELLVNGDFEKKTSGWKTTSGVINNDANEAAHGGQYKAWLNGYGEAHTDSLAQSVSLPASLSSAQLSFWLKISTEETVTTLKKDTLTLTVRNSSGKVLATLGAWSNLDKSSYKKLSYDLSQWKGQSVQIHFEGVENSSKQTSFLIDDASLTVK from the coding sequence ATGAAAAAAATGATCCGCCCTACTCTCTTGGCTCTCAGTCTGTGCAGCGCGCTGCTGCCGGCGCAAAATCTGTATGCGCATGCATTGGATCACGCGGAATTTTCCGCCAGTTTGCAAGCCCCATTCCGCGCATTAAATCCGGCTGGCAATCAAGCCCGTCAATTCACCCTGCATTTTGAATATCCGCATGCGGATACCGCACAAGCTGCAGTATGGCGTGTGCAATTGCTGGATAAAAAACAAAATGTGATACAAACCTGGTATGGCGCAGATGCTTTGCCGGTCAATAAAAAATTGCGCAAAAATATTCAATGGCAGGGCCGCAATGCCAAAAACGCGCTGCCGGACGGTATTTACACGGTGCAAATGGAGGCGGTGGCGATTGATATGCAACGCTCGATCCCGCAAACCGACGCCGCACAATTATTCGCCGCCCTGCAAAAGAAAAGCGGTCTGGATTGGATTCAACAAAGCTGGCCGATGCAAGTCGGCATGGTCACGCCGCAGCGCATGCCGCTGTTCCAGCCGCTGGCCGGCAAGCGTGGCGCGCAGCGTCTGGCCCCGGCCACGGCTGGCCTGCCTTACAGCGTGTACTACGGCAATCTGCACAGCCAGACCAATCACAGCGACGGCGGCGGGGAAAACGCTTCCTGCAGCCATGCGGTGGCCCCGCAACGCGGCGCTTATGGCCCGACCGACGCCTATGCTTTTGCGCACAAACATGGCCTGGATTTTCTGCTGACTTCGGAGCATAACCATTTATTTGACGGCTCGGCCAACAGCGCCAATGCAAATGCTGATGCGGCGGTGGCGCGTGCGCGTTATCAATCCGGTTTGAAAAGCGCGGCGGATTACAATGCCAAAAATAAAGATTTCCTCGGTTTATATGGCATGGAATGGGGTGTGATTTCAAATGGCGGCCATTTGAATATCATGGGCGCGCAGGAATTATTGGGCTGGGAATACAATAACAGCCAGCAATTGATTGGCGACACCTTTATTGCGCGCAATGATTACGCGGCGCTCTACACATTAATGAAGCAAAAGAATTGGATCGGCCAATTCAATCACCCGGAAAAAAGCGGACAATTTCTGGTGAACGGCAAAGCGCTGGGCTATCACGCTGATGGCGATCAGGTGATGGTGCTGTGCGAAGTGATGAATTCTTCGGCGTTTTCCAATGTCACCGATGAATCCGACGGCGATTTATCTTCTTTTGAATCGGCCTGTAATAAATTGCTGGAAAATGGCTATCACATCGCCTTCTCCAGCAATCAGGATAATCATTGCGCCAACTGGGGCGCCTCGGCGCCAAACCGCACCGGCGTCTTGCTGCCTGCCGGCAGCACGCTGAATCAGGAAAACTTCCTGGCGGCCTTGAAGGCGCGCCGCGTCTTCGCCACCATGGATAAGAATGCGCAAATCGTGCTGCAGGCAAATGGCCGCATGATGGGCGAACGTTTCACCAATCGCGGCCCCTTGAATTTCACGGTCAGCCACGCCAACAGCAATGGCAAACAAGTCGCCAGCGTGCAAATTATTGAAGGCGTGCCGGGCGTCGCCGGCAGCACGGCGCTGCTGGGCGAAGGCGCGCAGCAAAGCATCACGCCCAAGGCCGGTGCGCATTTTTATTACGCCAAACTGACCCAGGATGATGGCAAGATCATGTGGTCGGCGCCGATCTGGGTCACGCAGGAAGGCGATGGCGGCGGCGACACCCAGGCGCCTAACGTCAGCGCCGCCGTGTCCGGCTCCAGCGGCACGCTGCAATTCAGCGCCAAGGCGAGCGACAATGTCGGCGTGAGCAAGCTGGAATTTTATGTCGATGGCGCCTTGCAAGGCACGCTCACGCAAGAGCCGTTCACGCTGGCGTTTGACAGCACTAAGCTGAGCAATGGCGCGCACAGCCTGCAAGCCAGAGCTTGCGACGCCGCCGCGAATTGCGCCATGTCCGCTGCTGTCAGCTTCACGGTCAGCAATGTGCAAAAAGACAGCACCCCGCCGCAAGTCAGCGCCAAGGTCAGCGGCAGCAGCGGTATGCTGCAACTGAGCGCGAACGCGAGCGACAATGTGGGCGTGGTCAAGGTGGAGTTTGCGGTGGATGGCGTGAGCCGTGGCAGCCTCAGCAGCGCGCCCTGGCAATTGGCGCTGGACTCGACCACGCTGGCGAATGGCGCGCACAAGCTGCAAGCCACGGCGTTTGACGCGGCCGGCAACAAGGCCAGCGCGGCGGCTGATTTTACGGTCAACAACTCCGGCCAGACGCAGGAATTGCTGGTGAATGGCGATTTTGAGAAAAAGACCAGCGGCTGGAAAACCACCAGCGGCGTGATCAATAACGACGCCAACGAAGCCGCCCACGGCGGACAGTACAAAGCCTGGTTGAACGGCTATGGCGAAGCACATACTGACAGCCTGGCGCAAAGCGTGAGTCTGCCGGCCAGCTTGAGCAGCGCGCAACTGAGCTTCTGGCTGAAAATCAGCACCGAAGAAACCGTCACCACGCTGAAAAAAGACACCCTCACCCTGACCGTGCGCAACAGCAGCGGCAAGGTGTTGGCGACGCTTGGCGCCTGGTCGAATCTGGACAAGAGCAGCTACAAGAAATTGAGCTACGACTTGAGCCAATGGAAAGGCCAATCTGTGCAAATTCATTTTGAAGGGGTGGAAAACAGCAGCAAACAAACCTCCTTCCTGATCGATGACGCCAGTCTGACCGTCAAGTAA